One segment of Allorhodopirellula heiligendammensis DNA contains the following:
- a CDS encoding DUF1588 domain-containing protein: MRRVRLALALSFAWCLVSAANAQTYTPGHVNSDDFANLAESFLTTYCIDCHGESYPEGDLSLAGLAPIDEVNASTWTSVWAQVALKEMPPQDAEEPGVIERLQFSDAIVGELTRVLRDKGGFHAHLDPDKGNFVDHDLLFGPLPAGIELEPTSSPARIWRVTPQEHITRLNELINTEARFDPKKPGLRTHGDVVPTNHGGELKLYFGTDRIIQWQGGTVAYATSVKSVPAILSSARHHGLENYPDFYTVNSAEATQILGIAGDILRYMADGPLSIAEPYQITDDPKSIADKMKGDLRGLPTSLVYSTKIVRPLTPVHDLMREEVVTEKTLRAAVDYLFEALTFRPPSETESNDYLAIVNQAIDKLGKQDGAVLGLSAIFLDRDALFRPELAENGEPDKHGRVMLQDWELGMAINHALRYIRPDADLRAAIVEGRMRTRADVKREVERMLADESIRKPRVLRFFREYFDYDLGGYICKDTPALADTGANNKGQAHYRAMFDATASTDRLIELILSADTDVLKQLLTTDKVVATKADNIYFGTKRSREAVAASMAAEKNANALAAKEAAAEIEAWRKANPGKEPPTPRKFKNPRVTNHSVAAADLTGPQIYARVSRRSFGRGSMTPERVLATVPKGERLGILTHPSWLVSHSDAMDNHAIRRGRWIQERLLGGGIPDVPITVDAMLPDEPGNTLRERMRVTQEDYCWTCHKKMDPLGLPFEMYNHAGLHRLTELNKPVDTSGEIIDSGDPSLDGKVTDAIDMIRKLADSERAEQVFVRHAFRFWMGRNETLHDGPVLQEAHRAYQESGGSMNALLVSLLTSDAFLFRK; the protein is encoded by the coding sequence ATGAGAAGAGTTAGACTCGCTCTGGCGTTGAGTTTCGCGTGGTGTTTGGTCTCTGCAGCAAACGCCCAGACGTACACACCCGGCCATGTCAACAGCGACGACTTTGCCAACCTTGCTGAATCGTTTCTCACAACTTACTGCATCGACTGTCACGGCGAGTCTTACCCGGAAGGAGATCTTTCACTCGCGGGTTTAGCGCCCATTGATGAAGTCAACGCCAGCACGTGGACGAGTGTGTGGGCGCAGGTGGCCCTGAAAGAGATGCCGCCCCAGGACGCCGAGGAGCCCGGCGTGATTGAGCGTCTACAGTTTTCCGATGCGATCGTTGGCGAGTTAACGCGCGTCTTGCGAGATAAGGGCGGTTTTCATGCTCACCTTGACCCTGACAAAGGAAACTTTGTTGACCACGACTTGCTGTTCGGTCCGCTGCCCGCCGGCATTGAGCTGGAACCAACATCATCGCCAGCACGCATCTGGCGGGTTACTCCCCAGGAACACATCACGCGGCTGAACGAATTAATCAATACGGAAGCAAGGTTCGACCCCAAGAAACCTGGACTTCGCACCCACGGCGACGTGGTCCCCACCAATCATGGAGGTGAACTCAAACTCTACTTCGGCACCGATCGTATTATTCAGTGGCAGGGCGGAACAGTCGCGTACGCCACCTCGGTTAAGAGTGTGCCTGCGATCCTGTCGTCGGCGCGTCACCATGGACTGGAAAACTACCCGGACTTTTATACTGTTAACAGCGCCGAAGCGACGCAGATTCTGGGCATCGCAGGCGATATCCTCCGTTACATGGCCGACGGCCCGCTGAGCATCGCCGAGCCCTACCAGATCACGGACGATCCCAAGTCGATCGCGGATAAAATGAAGGGGGACCTTCGTGGCCTACCGACGAGTTTGGTCTACAGCACCAAAATTGTCCGACCGCTAACACCCGTCCACGATCTGATGCGTGAAGAAGTGGTTACCGAAAAAACGCTACGCGCCGCGGTGGATTATCTCTTCGAAGCATTGACGTTTCGCCCGCCGAGTGAAACGGAGTCGAACGATTATCTGGCAATCGTCAACCAGGCGATCGACAAGCTCGGTAAACAAGATGGAGCAGTCCTTGGTCTATCCGCCATTTTCCTGGACCGCGACGCGCTCTTTCGACCGGAGTTAGCTGAGAACGGCGAGCCTGACAAACATGGACGCGTTATGCTTCAGGACTGGGAACTGGGTATGGCGATCAACCATGCACTGCGCTACATCCGGCCAGACGCTGACCTGCGTGCCGCCATTGTGGAAGGGCGAATGCGTACTCGGGCAGACGTTAAGCGTGAAGTTGAACGAATGCTGGCTGATGAGAGCATTCGCAAGCCGCGCGTCCTGCGTTTCTTCCGCGAGTATTTCGACTACGACCTGGGCGGATACATCTGTAAAGACACACCAGCACTGGCCGATACCGGCGCCAACAACAAGGGACAGGCCCATTACCGAGCCATGTTCGATGCCACGGCGAGCACGGATCGCTTGATCGAACTTATTCTGAGCGCGGACACGGACGTCCTGAAGCAGCTACTGACCACTGACAAGGTGGTCGCTACCAAAGCGGACAATATCTATTTCGGCACCAAACGTTCACGCGAGGCAGTCGCGGCGTCCATGGCGGCCGAGAAAAATGCAAACGCGCTGGCGGCGAAGGAAGCGGCTGCTGAGATCGAGGCGTGGCGGAAAGCCAACCCAGGAAAGGAACCACCGACACCTCGGAAATTCAAGAACCCACGCGTTACGAATCACAGCGTCGCCGCAGCAGACTTGACCGGACCGCAGATCTACGCTCGCGTGAGTCGGCGTAGTTTCGGTCGTGGATCCATGACGCCGGAACGAGTATTGGCAACCGTCCCGAAAGGTGAAAGGCTTGGCATCCTGACCCATCCCAGCTGGCTGGTGTCTCACTCAGACGCCATGGACAACCACGCCATCCGGCGCGGCCGCTGGATACAGGAACGGCTGCTCGGGGGTGGTATCCCTGACGTGCCGATTACCGTCGATGCGATGCTGCCCGATGAGCCGGGCAACACGCTGCGTGAGCGGATGCGGGTGACCCAAGAAGATTATTGCTGGACGTGTCATAAGAAAATGGATCCGCTGGGCCTCCCGTTTGAAATGTACAATCACGCGGGTCTGCACCGACTCACTGAACTCAACAAACCTGTCGATACATCCGGCGAAATCATCGACTCGGGCGATCCCAGCTTGGACGGCAAAGTCACTGACGCTATCGACATGATTCGAAAGCTCGCTGACAGCGAGCGCGCCGAACAGGTTTTTGTCCGTCATGCGTTCCGATTTTGGATGGGCCGTAATGAGACGCTCCACGATGGGCCCGTGCTCCAAGAAGCCCACCGCGCGTACCAAGAGAGTGGCGGTAGCATGAACGCCCTCCTGGTATCGCTACTCACCTCCGATGCATTCCTGTTCCGCAAGTAA
- a CDS encoding DUF1552 domain-containing protein: MFSRRRMLQGIAASTGAALGVSLGRESLMASPASPATPKRIVFFMQNQGFDPKTCVPSGMTSSGSLAKAKLPEPISALEPYKERLHIINGLHGIHTSPSHSAFFGALGGYRGSDGVPPSASTIDYELSKTLPQTLLPHLCIGMDSIENMKTKPTIATLSASGAGQPIFMHSNPNHLYQMLYGGISSGDIRRQHEARSSVMNQVERLAVAKGRSLPASDQQRYGQFVSGFQDVNGLRTRLDSVAGQLRKFAPTVDERYTSPEFETDWHDSLLDLGISALTSGITNTLTIGSGRGEIFGAWKGLGVEQQGHNLGHMDQPDNPIWIKIRQYNSRMLVRIMEALESVPEGSGTMMDNTLIVYTSNNADKQHTNGANWPVMLLGNLDGAFKSGCFTQLDGKRPINALYTSLLRAAGQNCDRFNMDDKMAKKFDTGTGPLKEVLA, from the coding sequence ATGTTCAGTCGCAGAAGAATGCTGCAGGGAATCGCAGCTAGCACCGGTGCCGCATTGGGCGTTTCGCTTGGTCGAGAAAGTTTGATGGCCTCGCCCGCTAGTCCTGCTACGCCAAAGCGAATCGTGTTCTTCATGCAGAACCAGGGCTTCGATCCAAAAACATGTGTCCCTTCCGGAATGACCAGCAGCGGCTCGCTGGCCAAAGCGAAACTTCCCGAGCCCATCAGTGCCCTCGAGCCTTACAAGGAACGACTGCATATCATCAACGGTCTGCATGGCATTCACACGAGTCCTTCGCACAGTGCATTTTTTGGTGCGTTGGGCGGGTATCGCGGTAGTGATGGGGTGCCACCCAGCGCCTCGACGATCGATTATGAGCTCAGCAAGACTCTGCCTCAGACGCTGTTGCCTCATCTCTGCATTGGCATGGACTCAATTGAGAACATGAAGACCAAACCCACCATTGCAACGCTATCTGCCAGCGGTGCCGGTCAGCCAATTTTCATGCACTCCAATCCGAACCATCTCTATCAGATGTTGTACGGTGGGATCTCGTCAGGCGACATTCGACGCCAACACGAAGCGCGATCGAGCGTGATGAATCAAGTCGAAAGACTGGCTGTCGCGAAGGGGCGATCGCTTCCCGCCTCCGATCAACAACGATACGGACAATTTGTCAGTGGTTTTCAAGACGTCAACGGCCTCAGAACTCGTCTCGACTCGGTTGCGGGACAGCTGCGAAAATTCGCACCCACGGTAGACGAGCGCTACACTTCGCCCGAGTTCGAAACGGACTGGCACGATAGCTTACTCGACCTGGGCATTTCGGCCCTGACGTCCGGAATCACCAATACGCTGACGATCGGCTCAGGTCGGGGCGAAATCTTTGGTGCTTGGAAGGGACTCGGCGTTGAGCAACAAGGGCACAACCTGGGGCATATGGATCAACCTGACAATCCCATTTGGATCAAGATCCGGCAATACAACAGTCGCATGTTGGTTCGAATCATGGAGGCGCTCGAGAGCGTTCCAGAAGGCAGCGGAACCATGATGGACAATACGCTGATCGTGTACACCAGCAATAACGCGGACAAACAGCACACCAATGGCGCCAACTGGCCGGTCATGCTGTTGGGTAACTTGGACGGCGCTTTCAAATCGGGCTGTTTCACGCAACTTGATGGCAAGCGACCGATCAACGCGCTCTACACATCGTTGCTGCGAGCGGCAGGCCAAAATTGCGATCGTTTCAACATGGACGACAAAATGGCGAAGAAGTTCGACACCGGTACCGGCCCGCTCAAAGAAGTGCTGGCATGA